The Neobacillus sp. OS1-2 genome includes a window with the following:
- a CDS encoding Stp1/IreP family PP2C-type Ser/Thr phosphatase, with protein MKAVFKTDQGRVRQNNEDSGGTFVNKDGYRLAIVADGMGGHRAGDVASKMSVTHLQESWEQTEGIITADDAEKWLRTQIFEVNQLVFDHANNNVECDGMGTTIEAVIATNHFATIAHVGDSRCYIFNDSGFQQLTEDHTLVNELVRTGQITKEDAEHHPRKNVILRAIGTEQDVKIDTKTIIFEEGDILLLCSDGLSNKVKEEQMISILQSEDSLEQKALSLINGANENGGEDNITLIILEFDDDSERG; from the coding sequence GTGAAGGCTGTTTTTAAAACGGATCAAGGAAGAGTTCGTCAAAATAATGAGGACAGTGGTGGGACGTTTGTCAATAAGGATGGTTATCGCCTTGCTATCGTAGCAGATGGTATGGGCGGTCACCGAGCCGGTGACGTGGCAAGTAAAATGAGCGTTACTCACTTGCAAGAGTCTTGGGAGCAAACAGAAGGTATTATAACTGCAGATGATGCTGAAAAATGGCTTAGAACACAAATTTTTGAAGTGAATCAATTGGTATTTGACCATGCAAATAACAATGTAGAATGTGATGGGATGGGGACAACAATTGAAGCAGTAATTGCAACCAATCACTTTGCTACCATTGCCCATGTCGGTGACAGCCGTTGTTATATTTTCAATGATAGTGGGTTCCAGCAGTTGACTGAGGACCATACACTTGTAAATGAATTAGTACGTACAGGACAAATCACCAAAGAAGATGCTGAGCATCACCCACGGAAAAATGTAATTTTACGGGCCATTGGTACCGAACAAGATGTAAAAATTGATACAAAAACAATCATTTTTGAGGAAGGAGATATCCTTCTACTATGTTCTGATGGATTGTCGAATAAGGTAAAAGAAGAACAAATGATTTCTATTCTTCAATCTGAAGACAGTCTGGAGCAAAAGGCTTTATCACTAATTAACGGAGCAAATGAAAATGGTGGAGAAGACAACATCACCCTTATCATACTAGAGTTTGATGATGATAGTGAAAGAGGGTGA
- the pknB gene encoding Stk1 family PASTA domain-containing Ser/Thr kinase has translation MLIGKRISGRYKILEMIGGGGMANVYLAHDMILDRDVAVKMLRLDFANDDEFIRRFRREAQSATSLAHPNIVNIYDVGEENDLYYIVMEFVDGQTLKQYIQQNSPLRVEDTIGIMRQLTSAISHAHQNHIIHRDIKPHNILVDHDGKVKVTDFGIAMALSATSITQTNSVLGSVHYLSPEQARGGMANRKSDIYSLGIVMFELLTGRLPFSGESAVSIALKHLQSETPSVRRWNQNIPQSVENIVLKATAKDPFHRYNSVEEMEEDLRTALDLERMDEPKFAIPIDNEATKAIPVITDHHPLKNLDETLVHSTEKPATNQEDDEKKGNKKNKGNKNNKKRKKWPMVLLSIFFILVILGTLSFLFLPGLLSAKEVKIPDISGMNVDDAISKLKLKGLTPGKQVEITDENMKAGKVIKTIPEIGSTVKENAKITLYVSSGKEKYELSDYVGRQYEDVIRLLDNQNFKDIKKIEKNDESEPGTILSQTPIAGEKVVPEETVLEFEVSIGPEKIVLKDLSQYSLKGAQDYASLVGLTLVVTEEKFDEKIPANMIISQAPAQGTELVKGDKVTVVISKGQEPPKKVTRDVTIPYKPPLTGEPGQKQEVVIYIEDMNHSMTGPAETFPIYENTVKKIDLLIPYGKKAGYRVMVGTEVIAEEVINYADAE, from the coding sequence ATGTTAATTGGGAAAAGAATTAGCGGTCGCTATAAAATATTGGAAATGATTGGCGGAGGCGGCATGGCAAATGTCTACTTAGCCCATGATATGATTCTTGACCGCGATGTTGCAGTAAAAATGCTTCGTCTTGATTTTGCAAACGATGATGAGTTCATCCGCAGATTCCGCCGTGAAGCACAATCGGCGACAAGTCTTGCTCATCCAAATATTGTTAATATATATGATGTAGGCGAAGAAAATGATCTATATTATATTGTAATGGAATTTGTTGATGGTCAGACCCTTAAACAATACATACAGCAAAATTCTCCTCTCCGAGTGGAAGATACTATTGGAATCATGAGACAGTTAACATCAGCTATTTCTCATGCCCATCAGAACCATATAATCCATCGTGATATTAAACCACATAATATTTTGGTTGATCACGACGGTAAAGTAAAAGTCACGGATTTTGGTATTGCCATGGCGCTAAGTGCGACGAGCATCACGCAAACCAATTCCGTCCTGGGTTCTGTTCACTATTTATCACCTGAACAAGCAAGGGGCGGGATGGCAAACAGAAAGTCTGATATTTATTCATTGGGGATAGTGATGTTCGAGTTATTAACGGGCAGGCTTCCATTTTCCGGTGAGTCGGCCGTGTCGATTGCCTTAAAGCATCTTCAATCAGAAACCCCATCTGTAAGAAGATGGAATCAGAACATACCTCAAAGTGTTGAGAATATTGTCTTAAAGGCAACCGCAAAAGATCCATTCCATCGCTATAACAGTGTAGAAGAAATGGAAGAGGATCTACGAACAGCACTTGATTTAGAAAGGATGGACGAACCCAAGTTTGCCATTCCTATTGATAATGAAGCGACAAAGGCAATTCCGGTAATAACCGATCACCATCCATTAAAAAATTTAGATGAAACATTAGTCCATAGCACTGAAAAACCCGCGACTAATCAGGAAGACGATGAAAAAAAAGGAAATAAAAAAAATAAAGGCAATAAAAATAATAAAAAGAGAAAAAAGTGGCCAATGGTCCTACTATCTATCTTCTTCATTCTTGTCATTCTGGGAACGTTATCTTTTCTATTTTTACCTGGATTGTTATCTGCAAAGGAAGTTAAAATACCGGATATAAGTGGCATGAATGTGGACGATGCTATTTCCAAGCTTAAGCTAAAAGGATTGACTCCTGGTAAACAAGTTGAAATTACCGATGAAAATATGAAAGCGGGAAAAGTGATTAAAACAATTCCTGAAATTGGCAGTACGGTAAAAGAAAATGCAAAAATTACCTTGTACGTCAGTTCAGGTAAGGAAAAATATGAACTATCTGATTATGTAGGCCGGCAATATGAGGACGTAATTCGTCTGCTTGATAATCAGAATTTTAAAGATATAAAAAAAATAGAGAAGAATGATGAAAGTGAGCCGGGGACGATTCTCAGCCAAACACCAATAGCTGGGGAAAAAGTGGTCCCTGAAGAGACCGTATTAGAGTTTGAGGTCAGCATAGGACCTGAAAAAATTGTCTTAAAGGATTTATCACAATACAGTTTAAAAGGTGCACAAGATTATGCCTCTTTAGTCGGACTGACTTTAGTGGTTACAGAAGAGAAATTCGATGAAAAGATCCCTGCCAATATGATTATTTCGCAAGCGCCTGCTCAGGGAACGGAATTGGTCAAGGGGGACAAGGTGACTGTTGTTATTTCAAAAGGTCAAGAACCACCTAAAAAAGTCACCAGGGATGTAACAATTCCTTATAAACCACCGTTGACAGGTGAACCTGGTCAGAAACAAGAAGTGGTCATCTATATTGAGGATATGAATCATAGTATGACAGGACCAGCCGAAACATTTCCGATTTATGAAAATACAGTTAAAAAAATTGACCTTCTGATTCCGTACGGAAAAAAGGCCGGTTATCGAGTTATGGTGGGGACCGAGGTTATAGCCGAAGAGGTCATTAATTATGCCGATGCAGAATAA
- the rsgA gene encoding ribosome small subunit-dependent GTPase A, protein MPEGKIVKALSGFYYVLQDENLIQCRGRGVFRKNKITPLVGDEVVFQAENDLEGYILEVKERKNELIRPPIANVDQAILVFSAVEPDFSTVLLDRFLVLVEFNHIEPLICITKMDLTNHDQKEQISAYAKQYKSAGYEVILTSSETESGIELLNPHIENKISVFAGQSGVGKSSLLNVLRPDLELKTNDISSHLGRGKHTTRHVELIKIGNGLIADTPGFSSLEFTSIEAEDLTYCFPELQKASENCKFRGCLHVTEPKCAVKSGVESGEIPTYRYEHYVDFLQEIKDRKPRY, encoded by the coding sequence ATGCCTGAAGGAAAAATTGTCAAAGCATTAAGCGGTTTTTATTATGTTCTTCAAGATGAGAACCTAATCCAATGTCGGGGAAGAGGCGTTTTCAGAAAGAACAAAATCACGCCACTTGTAGGTGACGAAGTTGTTTTTCAAGCCGAAAATGATCTGGAAGGATATATTTTAGAAGTAAAAGAACGAAAAAATGAGCTAATTCGACCACCGATTGCAAATGTGGATCAGGCTATTCTCGTTTTTTCAGCTGTAGAGCCAGACTTCAGCACAGTTTTATTGGATCGTTTTCTTGTATTGGTTGAATTCAATCATATTGAACCACTAATCTGTATTACTAAGATGGATCTTACGAATCATGATCAAAAAGAGCAGATTTCAGCATACGCAAAGCAATATAAAAGTGCAGGTTACGAGGTCATTCTGACCTCTTCAGAAACCGAATCAGGAATTGAATTGTTAAATCCACATATAGAAAATAAAATCTCGGTCTTTGCCGGCCAGTCAGGAGTAGGAAAATCTTCTTTATTAAATGTATTAAGACCAGACCTTGAACTTAAAACAAATGATATTTCCTCTCATCTTGGCAGGGGTAAGCATACGACAAGACACGTGGAGCTTATTAAGATTGGAAATGGACTGATTGCGGATACACCTGGATTTAGCTCGCTAGAGTTTACAAGCATCGAAGCGGAGGATTTGACGTATTGTTTTCCCGAATTACAAAAAGCTAGTGAAAATTGTAAATTTCGTGGCTGCTTACATGTGACTGAACCAAAATGTGCTGTAAAGTCAGGAGTGGAATCAGGTGAAATCCCCACTTACCGGTATGAACATTATGTAGATTTCCTGCAGGAAATAAAAGATAGAAAGCCGAGGTATTAA
- the rpe gene encoding ribulose-phosphate 3-epimerase: protein MVKIAPSILSADFSKLGEEIIAVEKAGADYIHIDVMDGHFVPNITIGPLIVDAIRPLTKLPLDVHLMIENPDQYIEAFTKAGADYITVHVEACRHLHRTIQNIKSYGIKAGVVLNPATPVETIQHVIGDIDMVLLMSVNPGFGGQTFIPEVLPKIRKVKDMADQKGLVIEIEIDGGVNPETAKQCIEAGANVLVAGSAIYNQPDYETAISLIRG, encoded by the coding sequence ATGGTGAAAATAGCACCTTCCATTCTTTCAGCCGATTTTTCAAAATTGGGAGAAGAAATTATAGCTGTTGAAAAAGCGGGGGCTGACTACATTCATATTGATGTCATGGATGGTCATTTTGTACCGAATATCACGATTGGTCCGCTTATTGTCGACGCAATTCGTCCGCTTACGAAGTTGCCATTAGACGTGCACTTAATGATTGAAAACCCAGATCAATATATCGAGGCATTTACAAAGGCTGGTGCAGACTACATCACTGTCCATGTGGAAGCATGCCGGCACCTCCACCGAACCATCCAAAATATCAAATCCTATGGGATTAAGGCGGGTGTAGTTTTAAATCCAGCTACGCCGGTGGAAACCATCCAACATGTAATCGGTGATATTGACATGGTGCTGCTGATGTCAGTCAATCCTGGTTTTGGCGGCCAAACGTTTATTCCTGAAGTCCTGCCGAAAATAAGAAAAGTAAAAGATATGGCGGATCAAAAAGGACTTGTTATTGAGATTGAAATAGATGGTGGTGTAAATCCGGAAACGGCGAAACAATGCATTGAAGCGGGTGCAAATGTCCTCGTTGCAGGCTCAGCTATTTATAATCAACCGGATTATGAAACAGCCATTTCACTAATTAGAGGATAA
- a CDS encoding thiamine diphosphokinase, whose translation MIINILAGGPEELLPDLTDYMEDNAIWVGVDRGVFQLLKRSIKPEIAFGDFDSVSKEELRFIEGQVAEMKRYNPEKNETDMELALNWALEQKPSILRLFGATGGRLDHLLANVHLLLVPLKGKHPTNVYLIDRNNVVFLKEPGSYSIEKIKSKKYISFVPLTLDVSGITLTGFKFPLKNQHISLGSTLCISNELISEYGTFSFSEGILIVIRSHD comes from the coding sequence ATGATAATAAATATACTTGCCGGAGGGCCTGAAGAGCTACTGCCTGATTTGACTGATTATATGGAGGATAACGCTATCTGGGTCGGTGTTGACCGAGGTGTCTTTCAATTGTTAAAGAGAAGTATCAAACCAGAGATTGCATTTGGCGATTTTGATTCCGTTTCAAAAGAAGAATTGAGGTTCATTGAAGGACAAGTGGCAGAGATGAAGCGCTATAATCCGGAAAAAAACGAAACGGATATGGAGCTTGCGCTAAATTGGGCATTGGAGCAGAAACCGAGCATCCTCCGCCTATTTGGAGCTACCGGCGGCAGACTCGATCATTTATTGGCAAATGTACACCTTTTGCTCGTTCCGCTTAAAGGAAAGCATCCGACTAATGTCTATTTAATTGATCGGAATAATGTTGTCTTTTTGAAGGAACCAGGCAGTTATTCCATTGAAAAAATAAAATCAAAAAAATATATTTCATTTGTACCTTTAACCCTTGATGTCAGCGGCATTACACTAACGGGGTTTAAATTCCCCCTTAAAAATCAGCATATTTCACTTGGATCGACACTATGTATTAGTAATGAACTTATTAGTGAATATGGTACTTTTTCATTTTCCGAAGGCATATTAATAGTGATAAGAAGTCACGATTAA
- the spoVM gene encoding stage V sporulation protein SpoVM, giving the protein MKFYTIKLPRFLGGLVRAMIGAFKKNE; this is encoded by the coding sequence ATGAAATTTTATACAATTAAACTGCCAAGATTTTTAGGCGGACTTGTCCGAGCGATGATTGGTGCATTTAAGAAAAACGAATAG
- the rpmB gene encoding 50S ribosomal protein L28, with product MPRKCVVTGKKTTTGNARSHAMNANKRTWGANLQKVRILVDGKPKRVWVSARALRSGKVERV from the coding sequence ATGCCACGTAAATGTGTAGTAACTGGAAAGAAAACAACAACTGGTAACGCACGTTCTCACGCTATGAACGCTAATAAGCGTACATGGGGTGCTAACCTACAAAAAGTACGTATTCTTGTTGACGGAAAGCCTAAGCGTGTTTGGGTTTCTGCAAGAGCGTTAAGATCCGGTAAAGTTGAGCGCGTATAA
- a CDS encoding Asp23/Gls24 family envelope stress response protein produces the protein MSIELKTQYGQIDISNEVIATIAGGAAIECYGIVGMASKNQIKDGITEILRKENFTRGVIVRQENEALHIDMYIIVSYGTKISEIAHNVQSKVKYTLDKTVGLAVDSVNIYVQGVRVTNP, from the coding sequence ATGTCCATTGAATTAAAAACACAGTACGGACAAATTGATATTTCAAACGAAGTAATTGCAACGATTGCTGGTGGTGCAGCAATCGAATGTTATGGAATCGTCGGAATGGCCTCTAAGAATCAAATCAAAGATGGGATTACAGAGATACTAAGAAAAGAAAACTTTACTCGAGGCGTGATCGTGCGCCAGGAAAATGAGGCATTACATATCGATATGTACATTATTGTCAGCTATGGAACGAAAATTTCCGAAATTGCCCACAACGTGCAATCAAAGGTTAAATACACCCTAGATAAGACAGTTGGACTTGCCGTTGACTCGGTTAATATTTACGTTCAGGGAGTTCGTGTGACGAACCCGTAG
- a CDS encoding DAK2 domain-containing protein translates to MSITALDGKRFAEMIIQGANHLTANAKMVDALNVFPVPDGDTGTNMNLSMTSGAKEVKNNVQEHIGKVGIALSKGLLMGARGNSGVILSQLFRGFSKAVEAKAKITGKDFAGALEAGVETAYKAVMKPVEGTILTVAKDSAKKGVQAAQNSDDIIVIMEEVVKEAKASLKRTPDLLPVLKEVGVVDSGGQGLVFVYEGFLAVLRGEELPESSDLLPTMSEMVNAEHHKSVQGHINTADIVFGYCTEFMVRFEAEKTAIHPFNEGDFRNDLSNLGDSLLVIADEDVVKVHIHSEQPGEVLSYGQRYGNLINMKIENMRQQHTNIVGETHTASGTVRPEPRKELQEYGIVTVSMGSGIAELFKSIGAHAVIEGGQTMNPSTEDIVKAVKEVHAKKVFILPNNKNIIMAAEQAKDVADEDIYVIPSKTVPQGLSALLAFNPSADVDVNEVAMKDALQHVKTGQITFAVRDTSIDGLEIEKDDFMGISEGKIVVKNKDKGKAAEDLLTKMLDDDSEILTIIFGEDVTDEEVQSLTQFVEENYEDVEIEVHNGGQPLYSFIFSIE, encoded by the coding sequence GTGTCAATTACAGCATTAGATGGAAAACGTTTTGCAGAAATGATCATTCAAGGTGCCAATCATTTGACGGCAAATGCAAAAATGGTTGATGCGTTAAACGTTTTTCCTGTGCCCGACGGAGATACTGGAACAAATATGAATTTATCAATGACCTCCGGGGCGAAGGAAGTAAAGAATAACGTTCAGGAACATATTGGTAAAGTAGGGATAGCCCTGTCTAAAGGCTTACTTATGGGAGCACGAGGAAATTCGGGGGTTATTCTTTCCCAGTTATTCCGAGGTTTTTCAAAGGCAGTCGAAGCTAAGGCGAAAATTACCGGGAAGGATTTTGCCGGAGCCTTGGAAGCAGGAGTAGAAACTGCCTATAAAGCTGTTATGAAGCCTGTCGAAGGAACCATCTTAACAGTTGCCAAGGATTCTGCTAAGAAAGGTGTTCAAGCTGCCCAAAATTCAGATGATATAATCGTCATAATGGAAGAAGTAGTAAAAGAAGCGAAAGCATCGCTCAAGCGGACACCCGACTTGCTTCCTGTTTTAAAGGAAGTCGGCGTTGTTGATAGCGGCGGGCAAGGACTTGTGTTCGTTTATGAGGGCTTTCTTGCCGTCCTTAGGGGTGAGGAGCTCCCGGAATCATCGGACCTGCTTCCAACTATGTCAGAAATGGTGAATGCCGAACACCACAAAAGTGTTCAAGGTCATATTAATACTGCGGATATTGTATTTGGATATTGTACAGAATTTATGGTTCGGTTTGAGGCGGAAAAAACAGCTATACACCCATTCAATGAAGGGGATTTCCGGAATGATTTAAGTAATTTAGGTGATTCTTTATTGGTTATTGCCGATGAAGATGTGGTCAAGGTTCATATTCATTCCGAGCAGCCGGGTGAAGTATTATCATACGGTCAGCGTTATGGTAACTTAATTAATATGAAGATTGAAAACATGCGCCAGCAGCATACAAATATTGTGGGTGAAACGCATACTGCTTCAGGCACTGTACGTCCTGAACCACGAAAAGAACTGCAGGAATATGGAATTGTCACGGTATCCATGGGTTCAGGTATTGCGGAGTTATTTAAGAGCATTGGAGCCCATGCTGTCATTGAAGGCGGTCAAACGATGAATCCAAGCACGGAAGACATAGTGAAGGCCGTAAAGGAAGTCCATGCCAAAAAGGTATTTATCTTACCAAATAATAAAAATATTATTATGGCCGCAGAACAGGCTAAAGATGTGGCAGATGAAGATATTTATGTCATCCCGTCTAAAACGGTCCCACAGGGTCTATCAGCACTGCTTGCATTCAATCCTTCGGCGGATGTGGATGTAAATGAAGTGGCAATGAAGGATGCATTACAGCATGTGAAAACGGGCCAAATTACCTTTGCTGTCCGTGATACCTCAATCGATGGCTTAGAAATTGAAAAAGATGATTTCATGGGCATTTCTGAGGGTAAAATCGTGGTGAAGAACAAAGATAAAGGGAAAGCGGCAGAAGACCTTTTAACAAAAATGCTTGATGACGATTCCGAAATCTTAACCATCATCTTTGGTGAAGATGTGACAGATGAAGAGGTACAGAGTCTTACACAATTTGTGGAAGAAAATTATGAAGATGTGGAAATTGAAGTTCATAATGGCGGACAGCCATTATATTCATTTATCTTTTCAATTGAATAA
- the recG gene encoding ATP-dependent DNA helicase RecG has protein sequence MFDHLNQSVTALKGIGEETAEALAEMNIFTVQDLLEYFPYRYEDYSLKDLTEVKHDEKVTVEGKVHSEPSLTYYGRKKSKLMFRLFVGSHLIKVVFFNQPYLKNKLNINETITVTGKWDAHRGTITANEVHAGTNAKIKDFEPVYSLKGKITTKGMRKFIHLAFSQYGQFIEETLPVPLIHSYRLLNRYEAIKIMHFPSSPEDVKQARRRFVYEEFLLFQLKMQALRKFEREHSPGLMQKYDLPKILEFIDSLPFPLTNAQKRVVNEVLAELKSPYRMNRLLQGDVGSGKTVVAAVGLYGSVTAGYQGALMVPTEILAEQHAESLKGLLDPFNIRCELLTSSVKGKRRREILQDLADGKVDILIGTHALIQDEVTFKKLGFVITDEQHRFGVEQRRVLREKGENPDVLFMTATPIPRTLAITVFGEMDVSIIDEMPAGRKSIETYWAKPEMLERVLAFVEKELIKGHQAYVICPLIEESEKLEVQNAIDVHTTLSQYFQNRYQVGLMHGRLTSEEKETVMKAFSTNEVQVLVSTTVVEVGVNVPNATMMVIYDAERFGLSQLHQLRGRVGRGSEQSYCILLASPKSEVGQERMRIMTETNDGFVLSEKDLELRGPGDFFGKKQSGVPEFKVADMVHDYRALETARNDAAKLIQSETFWTAPEYVHLRKSLEISGVLEGEKLD, from the coding sequence GTGTTCGATCATCTAAACCAATCAGTTACAGCATTAAAGGGAATTGGGGAAGAAACGGCTGAAGCCCTTGCAGAAATGAATATCTTTACGGTTCAGGATTTATTGGAATATTTCCCTTACCGTTATGAAGACTATTCACTAAAGGATTTAACGGAAGTAAAGCATGATGAAAAAGTGACGGTAGAGGGGAAGGTTCATAGTGAGCCTTCTCTTACCTATTATGGAAGAAAGAAATCGAAGCTGATGTTTCGGCTTTTTGTAGGGTCCCACTTAATAAAAGTGGTTTTCTTTAACCAGCCATATTTGAAAAATAAACTAAATATTAATGAAACAATCACGGTAACAGGCAAATGGGATGCCCATCGCGGGACGATTACAGCGAATGAAGTGCATGCGGGTACGAATGCCAAGATAAAAGATTTTGAACCAGTATACTCGTTAAAGGGAAAAATAACGACTAAGGGAATGAGGAAATTTATTCATCTTGCCTTTAGTCAGTATGGTCAATTCATTGAGGAGACGCTTCCAGTACCTTTAATACATAGCTACCGGCTTTTAAACCGATATGAAGCCATTAAAATCATGCATTTTCCAAGCAGCCCGGAGGATGTGAAACAGGCAAGGCGACGTTTTGTCTATGAGGAATTCCTCCTGTTTCAATTAAAGATGCAGGCATTACGGAAATTTGAACGAGAGCACTCTCCCGGCCTCATGCAGAAATACGATTTGCCTAAAATATTGGAGTTTATCGACAGTTTACCCTTCCCGTTAACAAATGCTCAAAAAAGGGTTGTAAATGAAGTGTTAGCTGAACTAAAATCCCCCTATCGCATGAACCGGCTTTTGCAAGGTGATGTAGGTTCAGGGAAAACAGTTGTTGCGGCAGTAGGTCTGTATGGGTCTGTGACAGCAGGATACCAAGGGGCTCTAATGGTTCCCACTGAAATCTTGGCTGAACAGCATGCAGAATCATTAAAAGGATTATTAGACCCCTTTAATATAAGATGTGAGCTTTTAACAAGTTCCGTAAAAGGGAAACGGAGACGAGAAATCCTTCAAGACTTAGCAGATGGAAAGGTTGATATTTTAATCGGGACACATGCCCTAATTCAGGACGAAGTTACCTTTAAAAAACTTGGCTTTGTCATTACCGATGAACAGCATCGCTTTGGTGTGGAACAACGAAGGGTCTTGCGGGAAAAGGGAGAAAATCCCGATGTCTTGTTTATGACCGCGACACCGATTCCTAGGACACTGGCGATTACCGTTTTTGGCGAAATGGATGTCTCCATCATCGATGAGATGCCGGCCGGCAGAAAGTCGATTGAGACATACTGGGCAAAACCGGAAATGCTGGAGCGTGTTCTTGCTTTTGTTGAAAAAGAATTAATAAAGGGGCATCAGGCCTATGTCATTTGCCCGTTAATTGAGGAGTCCGAGAAACTTGAAGTGCAAAATGCTATTGATGTACATACAACGTTAAGCCAGTATTTTCAAAATCGCTATCAAGTGGGACTCATGCATGGCCGCTTAACATCAGAGGAAAAAGAGACAGTCATGAAGGCATTTAGTACCAATGAAGTACAAGTACTTGTTTCCACTACTGTTGTAGAAGTAGGGGTGAATGTACCAAATGCCACCATGATGGTGATTTATGATGCTGAAAGATTCGGACTATCCCAGCTTCACCAGCTGCGTGGACGGGTGGGCCGTGGAAGCGAACAATCGTATTGCATTTTACTGGCAAGTCCAAAATCAGAAGTAGGCCAGGAGCGAATGAGGATCATGACGGAAACAAATGATGGCTTTGTTTTAAGTGAAAAGGATCTGGAACTAAGGGGACCGGGAGACTTTTTTGGGAAAAAACAAAGTGGTGTTCCGGAATTTAAAGTAGCTGACATGGTTCATGACTACCGTGCACTTGAAACAGCAAGGAATGACGCTGCTAAATTGATTCAGTCAGAGACCTTTTGGACGGCACCAGAATACGTACATTTAAGAAAGAGTCTAGAAATATCTGGTGTTTTAGAAGGGGAAAAGCTGGATTAA
- the fapR gene encoding transcription factor FapR: MRRSKKERQHLLTTTIKDNPFITDEDLAEKFQVSVQTIRLDRLELSIPELRERIKTVAEKRFEDEVRSLPLEEVIGEIIDIELDQSAISIFDVKEEHVFKRNKIARGHHVFAQANSLAVAIINDELALTAKANIQFIRSVKLNERVIAKARVTKIDDYAGRTFVEVQSYVNNELVFTGELEMYHSKNR; encoded by the coding sequence ATGAGAAGAAGTAAAAAGGAACGTCAACACTTATTAACCACTACCATTAAGGATAATCCCTTTATAACAGATGAGGACCTAGCGGAAAAATTTCAAGTGAGTGTCCAAACCATTCGTCTTGATCGTTTGGAATTATCGATTCCTGAGCTCCGCGAACGAATCAAAACTGTTGCGGAGAAACGTTTTGAAGACGAAGTTCGCTCGTTACCACTTGAAGAAGTTATTGGAGAAATCATTGATATAGAATTAGACCAAAGTGCGATTTCCATTTTTGATGTAAAGGAAGAACATGTCTTTAAGCGTAATAAAATTGCCAGGGGACATCATGTATTTGCTCAAGCAAATTCCCTTGCAGTAGCTATAATAAATGATGAACTGGCACTAACAGCAAAAGCAAATATCCAATTCATTCGTTCAGTCAAGTTGAATGAACGGGTTATAGCGAAAGCTAGAGTAACAAAAATCGATGATTATGCCGGAAGGACGTTTGTCGAAGTGCAAAGTTACGTAAATAATGAACTAGTTTTTACCGGAGAATTGGAAATGTACCATTCGAAAAATCGCTAA